A window of the Bombina bombina isolate aBomBom1 chromosome 3, aBomBom1.pri, whole genome shotgun sequence genome harbors these coding sequences:
- the LOC128652213 gene encoding P2X purinoceptor 7-like, with product MASNYDNLNGRTLLELSQQEVQDMMQTLIAERNAEIREIDVSQSDQWDPRRSVEELERESSADDSENQSYSIDENSIRLENLEWCLCGNCQLMPSIIESICCREKEEILYHIPDGKSCICESENHIHENDQGFLNRVAQIIGSLGPMRSQSRQAITQRAYRKLSYRAFSTWINGEMGPRNRKPIPSCVVNSIQRRFPAPDNIYVGFHYPEDDGPATEMILD from the exons ATGGCATCAAACTACGACAACCttaatggaagaactcttctggaaCTGAGTCAACAAGAGGTGCAAGACATG ATGCAAACTCTAATAGCTGAACGGAATGCGGAGATAAGAGAAATAGATGTTTCCCAAAGTGATCAATGGGATCCAAGAAGATCTGTAGAAGAACTTGAAAGGGAGTCATCTGCTGACGATTCAGAAAATCAAAGTTATTCAATCGATGAAAATTCTATTCGTCTTGAAAATTTAGAATGGTGTCTTTGTGGTAACTGTCAACTTATGCCTTCCATAATTGAAAGCATTTGTTGTCGTGAAAAGGAAGAGATTCTGTACCACATACCAGATGGTAAATCATGTATTTGCGAGTCTGAAAATCACATACATGAAAATGATCAGGGTTTCCTAAACCGTGTTGCCCAAATAATAGGAAGTCTTGGACCAATGCGTAGTCAATCCCGACAAGCTATTACGCAAAG AGCATATCGTAAACTGTCATATAGAGCCTTTTCAACATGGATAAATGGCGAAATGGGTCCAAGAAATAGGAAACCTATACCATCGTGTGTAGTCAATAGTATTCAACGACGTTTCCCAGCTCCGGATAATATTTATGTTGGTTTCCATTACCCTGAGGATGACGGACCAGCAACAGAGATGATATTAGATTAG